The following are from one region of the Nicotiana tabacum cultivar K326 chromosome 3, ASM71507v2, whole genome shotgun sequence genome:
- the LOC142179377 gene encoding large ribosomal subunit protein uL14-like, with amino-acid sequence MSKRGRGGSAGNKFRMSLGLPVAATINCADNTGAKNLYIISVKGIKARLNRLPSACVGDMVMATVKKGKPDLRKKVMPAVVVRQRKPWRRKDGVFMYFEDNAGVIVNPKGEMKGSAITGPIGKECADLWPRIASAANAIV; translated from the exons ATGTCGAAGCGAG GACGTGGAGGTTCTGCTGGGAACAAGTTCAGGATGTCGTTGGGTTTACCGGTGGCGGCAACTATTAACTGTGCCGATAACACTGGTGCAAAGAACCTTTACATCATTTCGGTGAAGGGTATCAAGGCAAGGCTTAACAGGTTGCCTTCAGCTTGTGTGGGTGACATGGTTATGGCCACTGTGAAAAAGGGTAAGCCTGATCTCAGAAAGAAGGTTATGCCTGCTGTCGTTGTTCGTCAGCGCAAGCCGTGGCGCCGAAAGGACGGTGTTTTCAtgtactttgaag ATAATGCTGGTGTAATTGTGAATCCCAAGGGTGAAATGAAGG GATCTGCCATTACTGGTCCCATTGGGAAAGAGTGTGCTGATCTTTGGCCAAGGATTGCAAGTGCTGCCAATGCTATCGTTTAG
- the LOC142179378 gene encoding protein FLUORESCENT IN BLUE LIGHT, chloroplastic-like: MAVMMKQGASPCLHSLSHSFFISPKNPPLKWREEALLKKLIQNKPKKTPKCICIDFKEILQFRQPAAAVIVVNALMMTSPLEALAETCEAENSLFNMNMPLLLLVALIGATVGGLLARQRKRELQRLNEQLRQINAALRRQAKIESYAPNLSYAPVGGRVAESEVIVDPRKQELISRLKNGKKFLRNQAPEKAQLEFKAALDLAQNLKEPLKEKKAARGLGASLQRQGKYREAIKYHSMVLEISARHGEESGNTEAYGAIADCYTELGDLEQAAKYYDNYIARLETD; encoded by the exons ATGGCAGTGATGATGAAGCAAGGGGCGAGTCCTTGCCTTCATTCTCTCTCACATTCCTTCTTTATTTCACCCAAAAATCCCCCTCTCAAATGGAGAGAAGAAGCTCTGTTAAAGAAGCTTATACAGAACAAACCCAAGAAAACTCCCAAATGCATCTGCATTGATTTCAAG GAAATCTTGCAGTTTAGACAGCCAGCAGCAGCAGTAATTGTGGTTAATGCATTGATGATGACTTCACCCTTAGAAGCCTTAGCTGAAACATGTGAAGCTGAAAATTCTCTCTTCAATATGAATATGCCGTTACTGCTGCTTGTTGCGCTTATTGGGGCCACTGTTGGAG GACTACTTGCACGTCAGCGAAAAAGGGAATTGCAGCGGTTGAATGAACAGCTCCGCCAGATCAATGCTGCTCTAAGAAGGCAAGCCAAGATTGAGTCCTATGCACCTAACTTAAGTTACGCTCCTGTTGGTGGCAGGGTTGCAGAAAGTGAAGTAATTGTTGATCCAAGAAAACAGGAATTAATATCTCGCTTGAAAAATGGGAAGAAATTTCTTAGAAACCAAGCACCAGAAAAGGCGCAATTGGAGTTTAAAGCTGCTCTTGACCTTGCACAAAATTTAAAAGAACCTTTGAAGGAAAAGAAAGCAGCTCGGGGCTTAG GGGCATCTTTACAACGGCAGGGTAAGTACCGCGAAGCTATTAAGTACCACTCTATGGTTCTTGAAATATCGGCAAGACATGGAGAGGAGTCGGGGAACACAGAAGCTTATGGAGCAATAGCTGATTGTTATACTGAGCTTGGGGATTTGGAACAAGCTGCAAAATACTATGACAATTATATTGCAAGGTTAGAGACTGATTGA
- the LOC107772551 gene encoding uncharacterized protein LOC107772551: MEIISERKRTRSQAAAILVELKSINVQPKKGSKVYEKDGVKNSGKRKRRKGSNVRRKKKGKHVQVDSDEDYVFDKSPKRRKLDYGHKGKSSSSDLKTWDFYVQPRKHFTARIGAHTNVDVVKLLNAKLDDRQIQMFRETCFGHFLDLPDVLVQPQLIHSLLLREVVHEREDELCISVNDVRLRFGLVEFGIITGLKCTGVADVCLDFDGTNRLFDTYFSELCSVPKQSLIDCFLNKRWKSDEDAVNIAILYFIHTFLFSTLNHKYITRHDFGLVESGAYQTYPWGKVVFKATLKSIKGRLLGKPSMYRLRGLPLAFQCWFYECCPYVNKKIAFRVDDKVPRILSWEVTKKPNLKELSNGIFMQKRDQLMLRNISPTTFEQTTLNLPESFENERDNEVASGDGAEVHLSDDDFSGPPPQTSRKQPKTKPDHPLNNDDCSTELKRLSDGQLELKSEIQMLNKEVASLKDCMVASFADAFKAIKSLSKKQREKTASELDGENGHHERHGESDSSDFSNSEDNGCQGQEHGKDSMGDKDNSEKGNEVALGDAEGRETVRDPVVEGERMDVSVSQILPDTCEVSDHITLEQSHLTPVLESPYVNQDDTGVEGSSEKSILKGQNPLESKIFDDVDYSLLSEFDKWVDEGMKKESK, from the exons ATGGAAATTATCAGTGAGAGAAAAAGAACCCGATCTCAAGCGGCTGCTATTCTAGTGGAGCTAAAATCCATCAATGTTCAGCCCAAAAAAGGATCCAAAGTATATGAAAAAGATGGTGTGAAAAATTCTGGAAAAAGGAAGCGTCGAAAGGGTAGTAATGTCaggagaaaaaagaaaggaaaacatgTACAAGTTGACTCTGATGAAGACTATGTGTTTGATAAAAGTCCCAAAAGGAGAAAGCTGGATTATGGACACAAGGGGAAGAGTTCCAGCTCGGATTTGAAG ACTTGGGATTTTTATGTTCAACCGAGAAAGCATTTCACAGCAAGAATTGGGGCACACACTAATGTAGATGTTGTTAAATTGTTGAATGCGAAGTTGGATGATAGGCAGATTCAGATGTTCAGAGAAACATGCTTCGGGCATTTTCTTGATTTGCCTGATGTATTGGTTCAGCCTCAATTGATACACTCGCTATTGCTGAGGGAGGTGGTTCACGAGAGAGAGGATGAGTTGTGTATTTCAGTGAATGATGTCAGGCTGCGTTTTGGGCTTGTTGAGTTTGGTATTATCACCGGGTTAAAGTGTACGGGTGTTGCTGATGTGTGCCTTGATTTCGATGGAACGAATCGGTTGTTTGATACGTACTTTTCTGAACTTTGCAGTGTACCTAAGCAATCCTTAATTGACTGCTTCCTTAACAAGAGATGGAAATCCGATGAGGATGCAGTCAACATTGCTATCCTATATTTCATACACACATTCTTGTTCTCCACTCTGAATCATAAATATATCACGAGGCATGACTTTGGGCTCGTTGAGAGCGGTGCATATCAAACGTACCCTTGGGGAAAAGTTGTCTTTAAAGCCACACTGAAGTCTATTAAGGGTAGGTTGCTTGGGAAGCCCTCGATGTACAGGCTTCGTGGATTACCATTGGCATTCCAATGTTGGTTTTACGAGTGCTGCCCTTATGTTAATAAGAAGATTGCTTTCCGGGTTGATGACAAAGTGCCCCGCATACTTAGTTGGGAAGTTACAAAGAAGCCAAACCTCAAGGAGTTGTCGAATGGGATTTTCATGCAGAAGCGGGATCAG TTGATGCTGAGGAATATTTCTCCAACAACATTTGAGCAAACAACACTGAATTTGCCTGAATCATTTGAAAATGAAAGGGATAATGAGGTGGCATCTGGAGATGGTGCTGAAGTTCATCTTAGTGATGATGACTTTAGCGGTCCGCCGCCTCAAACAAGTAGGAAGCAGCCTAAAACCAAACCTGATCATCCCTTGAACAATGATGACTGTAGCACCGAGTTAAAAAGACTGAGTGATGGACAGTTGGAGTTGAAAAGTGAGATTCAGATG CTCAACAAGGAGGTTGCATCACTCAAGGACTGCATGGTAGCATCCTTTGCAGATGCTTTTAAAGCCATCAAGTCTCTGTCGaagaaacaaagagaaaagacTGCTTCCGAG CTTGATGGAGAAAATGGCCACCATGAAAGACACGGCGAAAGCGATTCTAGTGACTTTAGTAATAGTGAAGACAATGGTTGTCAAGGTCAAGAGCATGGCAAGGACTCTATGGGTGACAAGGACAATAGTGAGAAAGGGAACGAAGTAGCTTTGGGCGATGCTGAGGGTCGGGAGACAGTTAGAGATCCTGTGGTGGAGGGTGAAAGGATGGATGTATCTGTGTCTCAGATTCTTCCAGATACATGTGAGGTGTCAGATCACATTACACTGGAACAAAGTCATCTGACACCAGTTCTTGAGTCACCATATGTGAACCAAGACGACACTGGTGTTGAAGGTTCTTCCGAGAAGTCCATTTTAAAAGGACAGAACCCTTTAGAGAGCAAAATTTTTGATGATGTTGATTATAGTTTGTTGTCTGAGTTTGATAAGTGGGTTGACGAAGGGATGAAGAAAGAAAGCAAGTAA